In the Cololabis saira isolate AMF1-May2022 chromosome 7, fColSai1.1, whole genome shotgun sequence genome, one interval contains:
- the LOC133447405 gene encoding myb-related transcription factor, partner of profilin-like, whose translation MAKASKKRKYTECELETLLTEVEARKIVLFGSLSSGINTKRKKGEWDLLAASVNAVGSEHRSTQEIKKKWSDIKVEVKRRAAAHRRSAAMTGGGAGTEALTPFEERVCAIVGETVLTGFLPVAEGDAVSFEQPNEDDAEPGTSGVTASSLPSEEPRATAASDPEAHPTGLMLTQAWDAMAVRQIVQGGTSNNDAAHLVGAVQQHPPAPVQTAPPTIQLPDRLLYNSSSDGMSVVVSEFSGSLGAQKERQLDEAAKMQTSKVPDILPPLDQPDILPPLDQQPPPLDQQPPPLHQPDILPPLHQPDILPPLDQPDILPPLDQPDILPPLDQPGSSLSFIAKPKHPLPHLH comes from the exons ATGGCGAAAGCaagcaaaaagagaaaatacacGGAGTGTGAGCTGGAAACACTACTaacagaggtggaggccaggaagatAGTCCTTTTTGGCTCCCTGTCCTCTGGGATaaacacaaaaaggaaaaaaggcgagTGGGATCTTTTGGCTGCGTCCGTAAACGCTGTGGGGTCGGAGCACCGCAGCAcacaggaaataaaaaagaagtggtcagacataaaggtggaggtgaagaGGAGAGCAGCTGCACACCGGCGAAGTGCGGCCATGACGGGTGGTGGAGCAGGCACAGAGGCGCTCACCCCTTTTGAGGAGCGCGTGTGCGCAATTGTGGGTGAGACCGTCCTCACAGGATTCCTACCTGTCGCTGAGGGCGACGCCGTCTCATTTGAGCAGCCAAATGAAG ATGATGCCGAACCGGGAACCTCGGGGGTCACAGCATCCTCCCTCCCATCTGAGGAACCCCGCGCCACCGCTGCCTCTGATCCTGAGGCCCATCCGACCGGCCTCATGCTGACGCAGGCG TGGGACGCCATGGCGGTGCGCCAGATTGTGCAAGGTGGCACAAGCAATAATGATGCGGCCCACCTTGTCGGGGCGGTACAGCAGCATCCCCCCGCTCCTGTCCAGACAGCGCCACCGACAATTCAGCTGCCCGATCGCTTGCTCTACAACAGCTCTAGTGATGGTATGAGCGTGGTTGTAAGCGAGTTCTCGGGCAGTCTGGGG GCACAAAAGGAGAGACAGCTGGATGAGGCAGCAAAGATGCAGACATCAAAGGTG CCAGACATCCTCCCTCCTCTGGACCAGCCAGACATCCTCCCTCCTCTGGACCAGCAACCACCTCCTTTGGACCAGCAACCACCTCCTCTGCACCAGCCAGACATCCTCCCTCCTCTGCACCAGCCAGACATCCTCCCTCCTCTGGACCAGCCAGACATCCTCCCTCCTCTGGACCAGCCAGACATCCTCCCTCCTCTGGACCAGCCAGGTTCTTCCCTCTCTTTTATAGCCAAGCCAAAGCATCCTCTACCTCATCTGCACTAG